A single Augochlora pura isolate Apur16 chromosome 2, APUR_v2.2.1, whole genome shotgun sequence DNA region contains:
- the LOC144478541 gene encoding uncharacterized protein LOC144478541 isoform X3, producing the protein MCEQTEINYLDGDIVWVKLGACWWPGQVTGFHNLPKDIQDEFQKKPLIAAVKFFQEDTYEFVKNYQQIYKYNCTQKDEFIKKGLDKYRSKSKDGSRYMDKFPGDVEMAEKLTGGDPDILNHDKFCPEEKPNISALFGDKKVTKKKKEREDTPRRSDSMEVVRKITHPRFLKESDHEVRIRQQPSSLPSTPNNTGSPQYPCHLCNFTSSRVNVIICHIKSHRSGNSPMSKTKVKTYSQYRGRHSDVETPKRKYVKKDKSQSSRSKSSGESAKRKQIKQNEKAAKKKKTDPKIRDTILADWEDESDEDISLNQSKQSESTSVNNSPTKSHFDLDKSEKSDQKNNTLPDPNEIIAEAEKLLKETEKLTSINILEHSETDNIDISKNFKSNLFDKQSDQEKDTTSDVEINESANKSQKGKESFNSDNESKYNTSNKDDRKSLLSCFDFHEEELSIPPVRKKARAFHQKKEIIKEFEMSQALKTEQEKEAENKAADEDNNIKLNENEKMDALLSLGVKDLEKYGKSKKSVEEDKSMKNEAGKLTEKLQSEKMSTNVQKSAVSDAKTDLKVIEIFEAEKSEDECKVVTSPKPETQEVPKTNAEVELTEDKELSAQSKAIVDKPTECKSMDIDHENRESTEQPSKEMDEVSSERFTTETEDETVSESADTLPDQSENSDADMLDQDQGPNSAIANTLLNNDQLNITPQGRKRRGRPRKSESLHSTSGNTSGNESPRIRDSRSSQKLLEKFEVERRISESDSERSYSGRKRKPNKKYLESDIYVQDLDQRIYKTDESQSESEEKSTEKGKGKTKKNKKLSTIDTKINERVELEEQKELEISCNVSTVAENNINSSSIELQDNLNEKDTRKDEIIKEVDTKDSDNQVSSEIYEKMSLGEKDLQTNTSVFSEDTKSQVVEYVSETKDTILEPENTKDITMETEENLLSSSEVRTEKLRTQNVETSTTIEPEISTEKEITPQTDTLKSVEMLPPKKSQIKKFELSQIDFFDSDATVNKANIEPELDSGQEKLKPAKIIKNDASTDEPQSLKEKEDLFSEKLESDTKNEDTIKEVPKGETKIQSIEEAISVNEEVHQTETETSDIQKQGLKLESLEPVFKDAANEQQSLKKSAMQTRYKGKFTPETGAKSKKDKELFIEEKSSNTFQEAFLKTLHIDKKKGGSDDSDVTWKGKKGKRLMKKKLEEDMDATNTTVETIPEMKTNEESPKKIENLSNIHAEETNSQITVMSNFEGIEVVVDQNVEIDTKADDTMIQNVDQLASSSSELDNTSKSLPESSSIEETSKSINIDIQKVDESSRMSTSTPSPSSDIAVPVKKREMPRIIENVTLTEPMQILKSKLLDKFPQKGIKHKLETESTKRCDQKTGPKAKVMKIESLSSNTKTKTGSKVTSHMSLTKKLQVLKAEEAETAAMMEAQNEQLNLKTSKVSTSVAATEKFIQQSSQSLADMELDINSMPFVLSEDVLTPENIEQMPVVISSIIPASSTIPATLSFTPTTQIMSSTQTQYKLSENATEVSPTKKKSGTPAILKNKSKAKPTITSIKTVVPPLTGGVKGIKFQSTPATSKVPPLLTQKSSPGKYVVLQTSGGQQLRYSVQGKPGTQQKIAIPTGKAAGNAQVVQQGGKVVILTSAQSGQTKMLPLNIAKTLGNKVQRIMTSKGQVLCPISPQGIINSKTVIAPKGDNVSPTTSKLPAGHKIINTQGIITSKGVLTPISGTIGKTALLGTLSQGILTKGGIYTPISASTLGGKTIIGSKTLVTKGISSKATVLTPITGQQVKAIAAKSPSKGSKVQYQSVQQKVQLPMLQKSQKVAMSSSQGRSTQLKGAANTVVLQNPVPTQKTGQGKRIIKQTVVQQGSPMQNITTQSGSQQTMRMNPQIQKGKGVPTSTIQKVIAPRGGRQSKAQQKIVVQKVQEPAIAAVQNIQTKQTVAGSLASVPGMSKMTQQKHSVTPNKSNTKGHAISKSTQQQKNLLNIAMNSATTANVSTTISASLSLPPLEPIEPEKKLKVETILSETMQKEPKADKFSIEKGGEAEKVDESKITTQPQIMALPTESSDGTQTYVLVTIDEQGQIQPLDNNALMSLEGTTQNPDGTRTLYIDPSSLGEAGTLDNIVLQFDNGVLPNIQTSSTEPTQTIISESFPTSEVIPTSNQDILAAALANTDFQQEINLSENPAGNVMTAGLTQTSLINQTILQSTIIPPTEPISSPSVLETSLTLNQPIMTPLEVPSNLPIQSETTPTSTVTTIPTSLELPITITNPSISYISTGEAQIQIPGNSMPDIGEIMESSNTAEITRTDVPVTTQYLVLPNLESNISTESHKEQNNATSVPSVSYSVSIPNSIVIQTSQVQTTPSMPIIDDTYTENVQFSSTVEPSIKTEQSFVDVAVSEMLVSKPPTSTECVQSQDTTVTLDMDISQDDSPASQEPIVSTNEPGILDGKHNSEAPLEEVYSSQEAPIKSEEMVLQASAHKEDTSPDVTMGEKNEEVSNNDNTVHVDISEQPDESIQTSSNTSVMDETALVTSESSVKMSPVEHTSFEVSDSNEINADASQESENVKKLEELTFDEQPDNKVHSPVVQEQAPTSNEVEVVQEAAQILPAESLNRLDEQGINMDEAMESKIYAASTVKELEVCQGDEPSSQGESGIAQRNLDLQFDEANSETSHETPSQSYEQFGVAVTTDSTDLPSQSATKSENSREPSQSITYEPMETDEEAIVTEPPSQSFEHSKMNEASQSYETSTEENTNAPTQSFNELMQSQEERATMDEGIDDQTFPTQSYDVGKAENISETLETDTEISQEGNMPSQSNDIGADGIGTSSVSTNNSGLNEDETASSSYVPETPENQERDPDQESAISTSSCEIPPCAELNIASSSAEHTIIHDNGVPEIPTSSYNLNPDITSTHVDSVPTSSYEEQNVSTSYEVPISMPGLEETPSQNFVTESTDHRNEPSSYYAHHQEVTASYYEPVGQETNSRLDEDPQEEVTPSYYEGNPQEASQSYFNPEEATPSYSSHNVSPSYYDHRPESEASQSYYSTDDIEKSEQSSSQNIEASQSFYQEQSDELKLRQQGEATPTYTERYPVDYTLENSPIERHDLVESSVPATRPTER; encoded by the exons ATGTGTGAACAAACAGAAATCAATTACTTGGACGGTGACATAGTATGGGTAAAACTTGGAGCTTGTTGGTGGCCAGGACAAGTTACCGGGTTCCATAATTTACCTAAGGACATTCAAGATGAATTCCAAAAGAAGCCTTTAATAGCTGCTGTAAAGTTCTTTCAAGAAGACACCTA cgaatttgtaaaaaactatcaacaaatttacaaatataactGTACACAAAAAGATGAATTCATCAAGAAAGGACTTG ATAAATATAGAAGCAAAAGCAAAGATGGCTCTCGGTATATGGATAAATTCCCTGGAGATGTTGAAATGGCTGAAAAGTTAACTGGAGGTGATCCAGATATACTGAATCATGATAAATTTTGTCCTGAGGAAAAGCCAAACATATCAGCATTATTTGGAGATAAAAAagttacaaagaaaaaaaaggaacgagagGATACTCCTAGAAGAAGCGATTCTATGGAAGTTGTAAGGAAGATAACGCACCCACGATTTTTGAAGGAAAGCGACCATGAAGTTAGAATTCGACAACAGCCTAGCAGTTTACCATCAACACCAAATAATACCGGTTCTCCGCAATATCCTTGtcatttatgtaatttcaCTTCTTCTCGCGTCAATGTTATTATCTGTCATATCAAAAGTCATAGGTCTGGAAATTCCCCAATGTCAAAAACAAAGGTGAAAACTTATTCTCAGTATAGGGGTAGACACTCGGATGTAGAAACGCCGAAAAGAAAATACgtgaaaaaagataaaagtcAATCGAGCAGAAGTAAGAGTAGTGGGGAATCagcaaaaaggaaacaaattaaacaaaatgaaaaagctgctaaaaagaagaaaactgaTCCTAAAATTCGTGACACTATATTGGCAGATTGGGAAGATGAATCTGATGAAGATATTAGTCTGAATCAGAGTAAACAATCTGAATCAACATCTGTGAATAATTCACCAACGAAAAGTCACTTTGATCTTGATAAATCGGAAAAATCTGATCAAAAGAATAATACACTACCGGAtcctaatgaaattattgcagaagctgaaaaattacttaaagaaacagagaaattgacatcaattaatatattggaACACTCTGAAACggataatattgatatatcaaaaaattttaaatcaaatctTTTCGATAAGCAATCTGATCAGGAGAAAGACACAACATCTGATGTTGAAATCAACGAATCTGCCAATAAATCacagaaaggaaaagaatcTTTCAATTCTgataatgaaagtaaatacAATACATCCAACAAAGATGATAGGAAGTCATTATTATCTTGTTTTGATTTTCATGAAGAGGAGTTATCTATACCTCCAGTAAGGAAAAAAGCCCGCGCATTTCaccaaaagaaagaaatcataaaagaatttgaaatgAGTCAAGCTTTAAAAACAGAACAAGAGAAAGAAGCAGAAAATAAAGCTGCAGACgaggataataatattaagttaaatgaaaatgaaaagatgGATGCACTGTTATCTTTAGGCGTAAAGGATTTGGAGAAATACGGGAAGAGCAAAAAATCTGTAGAAGAGGacaaatcgatgaaaaatgaagCTGGAAAACtcacagaaaaattacaatctGAAAAAATGTCAACAAATGTGCAGAAATCTGCAGTTAGTGATGCTAAAACAGACTTAAAAgtcatagaaatatttgaggCTGAAAAGTCCGAAGATGAATGTAAAGTTGTAACTTCTCCAAAACCAGAAACACAAGAAGTTCCTAAAACAAATGCCGAAGTAGAATTAACAGAAGATAAAGAACTAAGTGCGCAAAGCAAAGCTATTGTTGATAAACCAACGGAGTGTAAAAGCATGGATATCGATcatgaaaatagagaaagtaCAGAGCAACCCTCAAAAGAAATGGATGAAGTTTCTTCCGAGCGATTCACTACCGAAACAGAAGACGAAACGGTTTCTGAATCAGCTGACACGCTTCCTGATCAAAGCGAGAATTCTGATGCAGACATGCTGGATCAAGATCAGGGACCCAATTCTGCGATTGCTAATACTTTACTAAACAatgatcaattaaatattactccGCAAGGAAGAAAGCGTAGGGGTCGACCAAGGAAGTCAGAATCTTTACATAGTACCAGTGGCAATACTAGTGGGAACGAAAGTCCAAGAATAAGAGATAGTAGAAGCAGTCAAAAGCTGTTAGAAAAGTTTGAAGTCGAAAGGAGAATTTCGGAATCTGACAGTGAACGTTCCTACAGCGGAAGAAAACGGaaaccgaataaaaaatatttagaatctGACATATATGTGCAGGACTTAGATCAAAGAATATATAAGACTGATGAAAGCCAATCTGAAAGTGAGGAGAAGAGTACTGAAAAAGGGAAAggtaaaacaaagaaaaataaaaaattgtcaacaatcgatacgaaaataaatgaaagggTTGAGCTTGAAGAACAAAAAGAATTAGAAATCTCTTGCAATGTGTCGACTGTAGctgagaataatattaattcttctagCATTGAATTACAAgacaatttaaatgaaaaagatacACGCAAAGATGAAATCATTAAGGAAGTAGACACAAAAGACAGTGACAATCAAGTTTCCagtgaaatttatgaaaaaatgtctTTAGGAGAAAAAGATTTACAAACAAACACGTCTGTCTTTTCCGAAGATACAAAATCTCAGGTAGTAGAATATGTTTCCGAAACTAAGGATACAATACTTGAACCTGAAAACACAAAAGACATTACAATGGAGActgaagaaaatttgttaagtTCCAGTGAGGTTCgtacagaaaaattgagaactCAAAATGTAGAAACTAGTACTACAATTGAGCCggaaatttcaacagaaaaagaaattactcCACAAACAGATACTTTAAAGTCTGTTGAGATGTTGCCACCGAAAAAGTCACAGATTAAGAAGTTTGAGTTATcacaaattgatttttttgaCTCGGATGCTACTGTTAATAAAGCTAATATAGAACCCGAATTAGACAGCGGGcaggaaaaattaaaacctgcaaaaataattaagaatgaTGCGAGTACAGATGAACCGCAATCtttgaaagagaaagaagactTATTTTCTGAGAAACTAGAGTCAGATACCAAAAATGAGGATACTATAAAAGAAGTACCAAAAGGAGAGACAAAAATCCAAAGTATTGAAGAGGCTATATCAGTAAACGAAGAAGTTCATCAAACCGAAACAGAAACCTCTGACATTCAGAAGCAaggattaaaattagaaagctTGGAACCGGTATTTAAAGATGCAGCAAACGAGCAACAATCTTTAAAGAAATCGGCTATGCAAACAAGGTACAAAGGAAAATTTACTCCAGAAACAGGTGCTAAATCAAAGAAGGATAAAGAGCTATTTATTGAAGAAAAGTCATCAAATACATTTCAAGAAGCTTTCTTGAAGACTTTGCACATAGACAAGAAAAAAGGAGGATCAGATGATTCTGATGTGACTTGGAAGGGAAAGAAGGGTAAAAGATTAATGAAGAAGAAACTTGAAGAAGATATGGATGCAACAAATACTACTGTTGAGACAATCCCAGAAATGAAAACTAACGAAGAGTCACcaaaaaagattgaaaatttatctaatattcaCGCTGAAGAAACTAATTCACAGATTACGGTTATGAGCAATTTTGAAGGTATAGAAGTAGTAGTTGATCAAAACGTTGAAATTGATACAAAAGCAGATGATACCATGATTCAAAATGTAGATCAACTTGCTTCGTCATCAAGTGAACTTGACAATACATCTAAGTCATTACCGGAATCATCTTCTATTGAAGAGACTTCGAAATCTATTAACATTGACATACAAAAGGTGGATGAATCTTCAAGAATGTCAACATCCACGCCATCACCATCGTCCGACATTGCGGTACCAGTGAAGAAACGTGAGATGCctcgaataattgaaaatgttacgTTAACCGAACCTATGCagattttaaaatcaaaattgttggATAAATTTCCACAAAAAGGTATAAAGCATAAACTAGAAACAGAAAGCACAAAAAGGTGTGATCAGAAAACAGGTCCAAAGGCAAAAGTGATGAAAATCGAATCTCTGTCATCAAACACTAAAACGAAAACTGGTTCAAAAGTAACATCCCACATGTCGTTGACAAAAAAGCTGCAAGTGTTAAAAGCTGAAGAAGCAGAAACTGCTGCAATGATGGAAGCACAAAATGAACAgttgaatttaaaaacttCAAAAGTTTCTACCTCAGTAGCTGCAACTGAGAAATTCATTCAACAAAGTTCTCAGAGCCTGGCAGATATGGAATTAGATATAAACTCAATGCCATTTGTTCTTAGTGAAGATGTTTTGACACCAGAGAACATAGAACAAATGCCTGTCGTAATATCCTCTATCATACCTGCATCAAGTACAATACCAGCCACACTATCTTTCACCCCTACGACTCAGATAATGTCATCTACTCAAACTCAATACAAATTAAGTGAAAATGCAACTGAAGTATCGCCTACAAAGAAAAAGAGTGGTACTCCAGCTATCTTGAAGAACAAAAGTAAAGCTAAACCTACAATTACTAGTATAAAAACAGTAGTACCTCCATTAACTGGCGGAGTAAAAggtattaaatttcaaagtaCTCCAGCAACAAGCAAAGTTCCCCCTCTTTTAACACAAAAAAGCTCACCAGGTAAATATGTAGTGCTGCAAACATCTGGAGGACAACAGTTACGTTATAGTGTTCAAGGTAAACCTGGCACTCAacaaaaaattgctataccAACCGGTAAAGCTGCTGGAAATGCACAAGTAGTTCAGCAAGGTGGTAAAGTAGTTATTTTAACATCAGCGCAGTCTGGGCAGACCAAAATGTTACCCTTAAATATCGCTAAAACTTTAGGTAACAAAGTGCAGAGAATTATGACTAGTAAAGGACAAGTACTTTGTCCTATTAGTCCACAaggtattataaattcaaaaacgGTAATTGCTCCGAAAGGTGATAACGTATCTCCAACGACGTCAAAACTTCCTGCAggtcataaaattattaatacacaAGGTATAATAACATCAAAAGGTGTACTGACTCCGATTTCAGGAACCATTGGTAAGACTGCTCTGCTGGGAACATTGTCTCAGGGGATTCTTACAAAAGGTGGAATTTATACACCAATAAGTGCTTCTACTTTAGGTGGGAAAACGATAATTGGATCAAAGACCTTAGTCACAAAAG GTATCAGCTCTAAAGCTACCGTTCTGACGCCAATAACAGGACAGCAAGTGAAAGCAATTGCAGCAAAAAGTCCATCCAAAGGCAGTAAAGTACAGTATCAGTCTGTACAGCAAAAAGTGCAATTACCTATGCTACAGAAATCACAGAAGGTTGCAATGTCTTCTTCACAAGGAAGATCTACACAATTGAAGGGTGCAGCGAATACAGTTGTGTTGCAGAATCCTGTCCCTACACAAAAGACTGGGCAAGGAAagagaataattaaacaaacggTGGTGCAACAAGGTTCTCCaatgcaaaatattacaaCTCAAAGCGGTAGTCAGCAAACGATGCGTATGAATCCACAGATTCAAAAAGGTAAAGGTGTGCCTACATCGACTAtacaaaaagttattgcaCCTCGTGGTGGACGGCAATCAAAGGCACAACAAAAAATCGTTGTTCAAAAAGTGCAAGAACCAGCAATCGCAGCTGTACAGAACATTCAGACAAAACAAACAGTTGCAGGGTCACTAGCAAGTGTACCAGGTATGTCTAAAATGACTCAACAAAAGCATTCTGTTACACCCAATAAATCTAATACGAAAGGTCATGCAATAAGTAAAAGTACACAACAACaaaagaatttgttgaatataGCAATGAACTCGGCAACTACAGCTAATGTAAGTACAACTATCTCTGCTTCTTTGTCTCTTCCACCATTAGAACCTATTGAACccgaaaagaaattgaaagtgGAAACTATACTCTCTGAAACTATGCAAAAGGAACCTAAAGCAGATAAGTTCAGCATTGAGAAAGGTGGTGAAGCAGAAAAGGTGGATGAATCGAAAATAACTACGCAGCCGCAAATAATGGCCTTACCAACCGAGAGTAGTGACGGAACGCAAACTTACGTTTTAGTAACCATTGATGAACAGGGACAGATACAGCCACTTGACAATAATGCTCTTATGTCGTTAGAAGGTACGACGCAAAATCCAGATGGTACAAGAACATTGTACATAGATCCTAGTTCGTTAGGAGAGGCAGGTACATTAgacaatattgttttacaatttgaCAATGGCGTACTACCAAACATTCAGACTAGTTCTACAGAACCCACTCAGACGATTATATCAGAAAGTTTCCCCACTTCAGAAGTAATACCAACATCGAATCAAGATATTCTAGCAGCTGCTCTAGCTAATACAGATTTCCAACAAGAAATCAATTTGTCAGAGAATCCAGCTGGAAATGTGATGACTGCTGGCTTAACTCAAACGAGTTTGATAAACCAGACTATTTTACAATCGACTATAATCCCTCCTACAGAACCGATTTCTTCTCCTTCTGTACTCGAGACCTCGTTGACCTTAAATCAACCTATAATGACTCCGCTAGAGGTGCCTAGTAATTTACCTATACAGTCAGAAACAACACCTACTTCGACTGTGACGACCATACCAACTTCTCTCGAGTTGCCGATAACTATAACTAATCCTagtatttcttatatttcaaCGGGAGAAGCACAAATTCAGATTCCTGGTAATTCTATGCCAGATATCGGAGAGATCATGGAAAGTTCGAACACAGCCGAAATTACAAGAACAGATGTTCCAGTAACTACTCAGTATCTAGTGTTGCCGAATTTAGAAAGTAATATATCCACAGAATCTCATAAAGAGCAGAACAATGCTACTTCAGTGCCCAGTGTCTCATATTCAGTTTCGATACCAAATAGTATAGTTATACAAACTTCGCAAGTGCAGACTACCCCGTCGATGCCTATAATAGATGACACCTACAcagaaaatgttcaatttaGTTCAACCGTAGAACCATCGATAAAAACAGAGCAGTCTTTCGTAGACGTGGCTGTTTCAGAAATGCTTGTCTCAAAACCACCCACTTCTACGGAATGTGTACAATCGCAAGACACTACTGTAACATTAGACATGGACATATCTCAAGATGACTCTCCAGCTTCTCAAGAACCCATTGTATCAACGAATGAGCCTGGTATTTTGGATGGAAAACATAACTCGGAAGCACCTTTAGAAGAAGTATATTCTTCTCAAGAAGCACCCATAAAATCGGAAGAGATGGTTTTACAAGCTTCGGCACATAAAGAGGACACTAGTCCTGATGTAACAATGGGTGAGAAAAACGAAGAGgttagtaataatgataatacaGTACATGTGGATATTTCAGAACAACCAGACGAATCTATTCAAACGAGCAGTAATACATCTGTAATGGATGAAACTGCTTTAGTCACATCTGAATCCAGTGTAAAAATGTCGCCTGTAGAGCATACGAGCTTTGAAGTATCggattcgaatgaaataaatgcagATGCATCGCAAGAATCAGAGAATGTAAAGAAACTGGAAGAACTGACTTTCGATGAACAACCTGACAATAAAGTTCACTCTCCTGTAGTGCAGGAACAAGCACCAACATCCAACGAAGTGGAAGTTGTTCAAGAAGCGGCTCAAATTTTGCCTGCAGAATCATTAAACCGTTTAGATGAACAAGGTATAAATATGGATGAAGCAATGGAATCTAAAATTTATGCTGCGAGTACAGTAAAGGAACTAGAAGTCTGTCAAGGAGATGAGCCATCTTCTCAAGGAGAATCAGGTATAGCTCAAAGAAACTTGGATTTGCAATTCGACGAGGCAAATTCAGAGACTAGTCATGAAACACCGTCACAGTCGTATGAACAATTTGGTGTAGCAGTGACTACCGACTCTACCGATTTACCGAGTCAATCAGCTACGAAATCAGAGAACTCGAGGGAACCATCGCAATCGATAACATATGAACCTATGGAAACAGACGAAGAAGCCATTGTCACAGAGCCGCCGAGTCAATCGTTTGAGCATTCAAAGATGAACGAGGCTTCTCAATCATATGAAACTTCTACGGAAGAAAATACGAATGCGCCTACTCAATCATTTAATGAACTCATGCAAAGTCAAGAGGAAAGAGCGACTATGGATGAAGGAATAGATGATCAAACGTTCCCGACGCAAAGCTACGATGTAGGAAaggcagaaaatatttcagagaCTTTAGAAACCGACACTGAAATTAGTCAAGAGGGTAATATGCCGTCTCAGTCTAATGACATTGGTGCTGATGGTATTGGTACGTCCTCAGTCTCTACTAATAATTCAGGACTGAATGAGGACGAAACAGCGAGTTCATCTTACGTACCGGAAACTCCTGAGAATCAGGAAAGAGACCCAGACCAAGAAAGTGCAATAAGTACGTCGTCCTGTGAGATACCACCTTGTGCAGAATTAAATATCGCGTCATCCAGTGCAGAGCATACAATTATCCATGACAATGGAGTACCTGAAATACCTACATCATCATACAATTTAAATCCAGACATTACATCAACTCATGTAGATTCTGTGCCGACCTCTAGCTACGAAGAACAAAATGTCTCAACTTCTTATGAGGTGCCGATTTCGATGCCCGGCCTAGAAGAGACACCTTCCCAAAACTTCGTCACTGAAAGTACAGATCATAGAAATGAGCCTTCTAGTTACTATGCTCACCATCAGGAAGTAACAGCGAGTTATTATGAACCGGTTGGCCAAGAAACAAACTCTAGGTTGGACGAAGATCCACAAGAGGAAGTTACTCCCAGTTATTATGAGGGTAACCCTCAGGAAGCGAGCCAGAGTTATTTTAATCCAGAAGAAGCTACACCGAGTTATTCTAGCCATAATGTTTCTCCTAGTTATTATGATCACAGACCAGAGAGTGAAGCCAGTCAGAGCTACTATTCTACAGATGATATAGAGAAAAGTGAACAATCCTCATCACAGAATATTGAAGCATCTCAAAGCTTTTATCAGGAACAATCggatgaattaaaattaagacaACAAGGAGAAGCTACCCCAACGTATACTGAAAGATATCCAGTTGATTACACATTGGAGAATTCCCCCATAGAAAGGCACGATCTTGTAGAAAGTTCTGTACCAGCCACAAGGCCTACAGAGAGGTAA